From one Streptomyces sp. SCSIO 30461 genomic stretch:
- a CDS encoding MoxR family ATPase: MKFNDTLTTLIKQSLEVGATPALMGEPGIGKSSFVEDLAYSMGTQAFTLPCNQLADKADLTGARLVPYTKDDGTQSYKQVFYPHQVIQECIDYAEKNPREWPILFLDEINRTTSDVTSGALTLVTLRRMGYVELPKNVRIVVAGNDRGNVTSLDEASLSRFAIFHVEPDAATLMSVLGDNINPWVKTVLTQYPGLIFQKSTPEAIVADGQDDDDNGNVTMADLFDGGEEMNQLTTPRTIDNLSKWLNAADPQQLAQYLATPIQIGDRETSLLNEAIEAYVGDTMFTTQLVATIAQDLANNVGGVQQNRVNVPKPNCYQSLKAAATMTDIAAVIVTLTDNEKSGSLLYALKESKDNARLIEQLAQAITQIEPEHTRTLIEMVTSQQIDRQNLEAFMEIDAPIVNQAKPVLSAFL; the protein is encoded by the coding sequence ATGAAGTTCAACGACACCCTGACGACCCTCATCAAGCAGTCCCTTGAGGTCGGCGCGACGCCCGCTCTCATGGGCGAACCCGGCATCGGCAAGTCCAGCTTCGTCGAGGACCTGGCCTACTCCATGGGCACGCAGGCTTTCACGCTGCCGTGCAACCAGCTCGCCGACAAGGCCGACCTCACCGGCGCGCGCCTGGTGCCGTACACCAAGGACGACGGCACGCAGAGCTACAAGCAGGTCTTCTACCCGCACCAGGTGATCCAGGAGTGCATCGACTACGCCGAGAAGAACCCGCGCGAGTGGCCGATCCTCTTCCTCGACGAGATCAACCGCACCACCTCCGACGTCACCTCCGGCGCGCTGACCCTGGTCACGCTGCGCCGCATGGGGTACGTCGAGCTGCCCAAGAACGTCCGCATCGTCGTGGCCGGCAACGACAGGGGCAACGTCACCTCGCTCGACGAGGCAAGCCTGTCCCGCTTCGCGATCTTTCACGTCGAGCCCGACGCCGCCACCCTCATGTCCGTCCTCGGCGACAACATCAACCCCTGGGTGAAGACGGTGCTCACGCAGTACCCCGGGCTCATCTTCCAGAAGTCGACGCCCGAGGCCATCGTCGCCGACGGCCAGGACGACGACGACAACGGCAACGTCACGATGGCCGATCTGTTCGACGGCGGCGAGGAGATGAACCAGCTCACCACGCCGCGCACCATCGACAACCTGTCGAAGTGGCTTAATGCGGCCGACCCGCAGCAGCTGGCGCAGTACCTGGCCACCCCGATCCAGATCGGCGACCGCGAGACCTCGCTGCTGAACGAGGCCATCGAGGCCTACGTCGGGGACACCATGTTCACCACGCAGCTCGTGGCCACCATCGCCCAGGACCTGGCGAACAACGTCGGCGGCGTGCAGCAGAACCGGGTGAACGTCCCGAAGCCGAACTGCTACCAGAGCCTGAAGGCCGCAGCGACCATGACCGACATCGCCGCGGTCATCGTGACGCTGACCGACAACGAGAAGTCCGGGTCGCTGCTGTACGCGCTCAAGGAGAGCAAGGACAACGCGCGCCTCATCGAGCAGCTGGCCCAGGCCATCACCCAGATCGAGCCGGAGCACACGCGCACGCTCATCGAGATGGTGACCAGCCAGCAGATCGACCGCCAGAACCTCGAGGCCTTCATGGAGATCGACGCTCCGATCGTCAACCAGGCCAAGCCGGTCCTCTCGGCCTTCCTCTGA